A genomic segment from Marmota flaviventris isolate mMarFla1 chromosome 7, mMarFla1.hap1, whole genome shotgun sequence encodes:
- the LOC114081523 gene encoding alcohol dehydrogenase 1-like yields MEQAKLFTETSNKVITCRAAIAWTTNAPLSIEKVEVDPPKAGEVRIKIISSGICGTDKHILEGKDKVPFPAILGHEGAGIVESIGEGVTSVKPGDKVLMFPLPECRECSSCLHPTGNFCLKESILPPTGLMLDGTSRFTCRGRKIYHLYGTSTFTEYTVVHEIAVGKIDDDAPMDTVCILSCEVPTGFGAVFNIAKVTPGSTCVVFGLGGIGSAVVMACKASGASRIIGVDIKEEKFPRARALGVTDCLNPQKLKKPVQEVVVEMTGKGVDFAFEAIGLIDTMVATLESCHPSYGVAVIIGLAPTNSQLIFDPTLLLSGRTLKGGTMGNYKTRSCIPKMVTDYLQKKINIDPLITHKLPFESINKAFELLQGGHW; encoded by the exons ATGGAGCAAGCAAAACTCTTCACTGAAACATCCAACAAA GTTATCACATGCCGGGCAGCCATTGCCTGGACAACAAATGCCCCCCTGTCTATTGAGAAAGTTGAAGTTGATCCACCAAAAGCTGGTGAAGTTCGAATTAAG ATTATATCCTCTGGGATCTGTGGTACAGATAAGCACATCCTGGAAGGAAAAGACAAAGTACCATTTCCTGCAATTTTGGGTCATGAGGGAGCTGGGATCGTAGAGAGTATTGGAGAAGGTGTAACCAGTGTGAAACCAG GAGATAAAGTCTTAATGTTCCCTCTTCCAGAGTGCAGAGAATGTAGTTCTTGCTTGCACCCCACGGGCAACTTCTGCTTGAAGGAAAG TATTCTTCCTCCAACTGGATTAATGTTAGATGGAACCAGCAGATTTACCTGCAGAGGAAGGAAGATTTATCATCTTTATGGCACAAGCACATTCACTGAATATACTGTGGTACATGAAATTGCAGTGGGGAAAATTGATGATGATGCTCCCATGGATACAGTCTGTATCCTAAGCTGTGAGGTCCCTACAGGCTTTGGAGCTGTATTTAACATTGCAAAG GTCACCCCAGGTTCCACCTGTGTGGTTTTTGGACTTGGAGGAATTGGCTCAGCTGTCGTCATGGCCTGCAAAGCCTCTGGTGCTTCTAGGATCATTGGGGTTGACATCAAGGAGGAGAAGTTTCCTCGGGCAAGAGCATTAGGAGTCACTGATTGCCTTAATCCTCAAAAACTCAAGAAACCTGTCCAGGAGGTGGTGGTAGAAATGACTGGCAAAGGTGTTGACTTTGCCTTCGAGGCCATTGGACTTATTGATACCATG GTCGCAACTTTGGAATCGTGCCACCCAAGCTACGGAGTGGCTGTGATTATTGGATTAGCACCCACAAATTCACAACTCATTTTTGACCCAACGCTGCTTCTCTCTGGGAGAACCCTGAAAGGTGGTACTATGGGAA ATTATAAAACCAGAAGCTGTATTCCTAAAATGGTAACTGActaccttcaaaagaaaatcaatatagACCCACTTATAACCCATAAATTGCCTTTTGAAAGTATCAATAAGGCATTTGAATTGCTCCAAGGTGGACATTGGtga